In Nocardia sputorum, a single genomic region encodes these proteins:
- a CDS encoding flavodoxin family protein, translating to MRVVILFGTEMGTAESAADSIAEELRGAHDVSVHDMTDFGVEELDVRDFHIVVCSTYGDGDLPTGAEPFADALDRAAPDLSGLRFAVFGLGDTVYGDTFNRGGEIIAERLADRGAVQVGEHARHDASTEVRVKDMARQWAAALDIPALVSA from the coding sequence GTGCGTGTCGTCATTCTGTTCGGAACCGAGATGGGCACCGCGGAGTCCGCGGCGGACAGCATCGCCGAGGAGCTGCGCGGCGCGCACGACGTCTCGGTGCACGACATGACGGACTTCGGCGTCGAGGAACTGGACGTCCGCGACTTCCACATCGTCGTGTGCTCGACCTATGGCGACGGCGACCTGCCGACCGGCGCCGAGCCCTTCGCCGACGCGCTCGACCGCGCCGCGCCGGACCTGAGCGGACTGCGGTTCGCCGTCTTCGGGCTCGGTGACACGGTGTACGGCGACACGTTCAATCGCGGCGGCGAGATCATCGCCGAGAGGCTCGCCGACCGCGGCGCCGTCCAGGTCGGCGAGCACGCGCGGCATGACGCGTCGACCGAGGTCCGCGTCAAGGACATGGCGCGGCAGTGGGCCGCCGCGC